The genomic window GCCGGGAATAATTTTGTGCTCACATCATGAAATTATCCGCTTAAGTCTTTCCGTTTACTGTGAGCGACATTTTTACTTTTTGCAGGCAAATCTGATTTGATAACCATGAGAATCCTTTCTCTGCAGACTTAAGAGTCTGCTGTGTTTTTACCGAACTCTCATATTTATCGCCGATATTATGCGTTTCAATATCAATATCTGCATTAGCATTAAGTTGATCTGTAGCTTGAAAATGATCGCTCAAAGCGGCTTTGAGTGACTCTGCTAGCGGGCTTGTATCCAGCTCTTGCAGTTCAGATTCAAGAGTACTTAAAGCTGAATCGACGATTTTCTCAAGTTTCAGCTGGGTTTGTTTAACTTGAGCAAGAACATCATCTGCAGAGCGCAGCTGTTTTTGTTTAAAATCCGCCTCGTTGAGGTCATCATCCACTGACTCCGCCAGCTCATCACCAATAAGTAGAATATTTTGCTCCATTTCAGCTAAATTGCCATCAAACTGCTCTTGAAGCTGCTTTTGACTAGACTTTAATATCCTCATCTTTTGCTGAAGCAGTTCAAACAGTGCTTCCTGTGTCGGATCTTCAGCGGCCAACTTGCCTAGTAAATCTTCTAACTGAGTGTGTATAGCGGCTAACGGTGTAGTCACCTTGCCTAGCAAACCTCGCTCTTGGGAAAATTTGTCAATAGCTTCGATAAAGCCGCTAAAGTTGGATAGAGCCATTAACTCTGCTCTATCTTCTTCATCCTCTTCTTCCAATGACTCGAAATATGACTCTGCATCAACAAATACAATAGGAAAGTCTTCCGGTATTCTGGGTTCTAAAACCTCAGCAATCCCATTTAATTTGGTCTCCACAGTACCTGAATCGCGTTGAGATTTATTTACTACCAGAAGAATTTCTTTTTCTCTTCCTTTTGTAAAACATAGATCTCTAAATGCAGCCCCAACAACATCGTCAAACAGTTCATTTGTAATCACGTAAACCAACAAATC from Desulfoplanes formicivorans includes these protein-coding regions:
- a CDS encoding GTPase domain-containing protein, which gives rise to MEELKFNQAKQMVSAFIADLSKRNELTELGLSFPNQDEYQNSKLNIAFVGQYSSGKSSLIKGLTGLDDIPIGSGVTTDQVTKYDYKDLVVWDTPGILAGEREQHDEASFTAMDQADLLVYVITNELFDDVVGAAFRDLCFTKGREKEILLVVNKSQRDSGTVETKLNGIAEVLEPRIPEDFPIVFVDAESYFESLEEEDEEDRAELMALSNFSGFIEAIDKFSQERGLLGKVTTPLAAIHTQLEDLLGKLAAEDPTQEALFELLQQKMRILKSSQKQLQEQFDGNLAEMEQNILLIGDELAESVDDDLNEADFKQKQLRSADDVLAQVKQTQLKLEKIVDSALSTLESELQELDTSPLAESLKAALSDHFQATDQLNANADIDIETHNIGDKYESSVKTQQTLKSAEKGFSWLSNQICLQKVKMSLTVNGKT